CAGGCCGTCACCAACATCGTCAAGAACGCGACGGAAGCAATCGAGCAGGTGCCACCGGAAGAGCTCGGCAAGGGCCGCATCGACGTCGTGGTCTCGCGTGAAGACCAGGACGTGCTGATCGACGTCGTCGACAACGGTATCGGCCTGCCCAAGGTCGCGCGCTCGCGGCTGCTCGAGCCCTACGTCACGACGCGGGCCAAGGGCACCGGCCTCGGGCTTGCGATCGTCGGCCGCGTCCTGGAGGACCATGGCGGGCGCATCGAATTGAAGGATGCCTCCGACTTCCGGGAAGGCCAGCGCGGCGCCTGGATGCGGATGCGTTTTGCCATCTCGGGCCATGCCAACACCATCGAGGTGAAAGCCGCGGCCCAAAATAACCAGGAAACAACCAAAGAACCGGACACAAAGGTGCCGGCCGCCGAAACCAAAGAGCCGGCAGAAAAGACTAATGATGCAACAAGAATCGAAGCCTCAACAGGCAACTGACAGAGCGGGCGCGATCCATGGCAAATGAAATTCTGATTGTCGATGATGAGGCCGATATTCGGGATCTCGTTGCGGGCATTCTCGAAGACGAGGGCTTCGTCACCAGAACCGCGCGGGACAGCGACTCTGCGCTCGCGGAGATTGCCAATCGCAGGCCGCACCTGGTGTTCCTCGACATCTGGCTGCAAGGCTCCAAGCTCGACGGCCTGCAGCTGCTCGAGCAGGTCAAGAAGGACAATGCCGACCTGCCGGTCGTCATGATCTCCGGCCACGGCAATATCGAGACCGCGGTCGCCGCGATCAAGCGCGGTGCCTATGATTTCATCGAGAAGCCGTTCAAGGCGGACCGCCTGATCCTGGTGGCGACGCGCGCGCTGGAAAACTCGCGGCTCAAACGCGAGGTGAGGGAGCTCAAGCAGCTCGCCCCGACCGCGAGCCAGCTGGTCGGCCGTTCGCCCAGCATGAACCAGCTCCGCCAGACCATCGAGCGCGCCGCCAAGGCCAACAGCCGCATCCTGATCGTCGGTCCCGCAGGCGCCGGCAAGGAATTGACCGCACGTACGCTGCATGCGGCCTCGGGCCGCGCCGACGGGCCTTTCGTCGTAATCAACGCGGCGGCGATCACGCCGGAGCGCATGGAGCACGAGCTGTTCGGCGTCGAGCAGTCCAATGGCGAGCAGCCGCGCAAGCCCGGCGCGCTCGAAGAAGCCCATGGCGGCACGCTGTTCATCGACGAGATCGCGGACATGCCGCGCGAGACCCAGAACAAGATCTTGCGCGTGCTGGTCGAACAGTCGTTCCAGCGCGTCGGCGGCACCGGCAAGGTGCAGGTCGACGTCCGCATCATCTCCTCGACTGCCCGCAACCTCGAGGAAGAGATTGCCGCCGGCACTTTCCGCGAAGATCTCTATCACCGCCTCTCGGTGGTGCCGATCCGCGTGCCCGCGCTCTCCGAACGGCGCGAGGACATTCCGGAGCTGATCGACTATTTCATGGACCAGATCTCGGCGGCCACGGGGCTGCCCAAGCGCCAGATCGGTCAGGACGCGATGGCGGTGCTCCAGTCCCATGTCTGGCCCGGTAACGTCCGTCAGCTCCGCAACAACGTTGAGAGAGTGATGATTCTCGCCGCCGGCGGACCGGAGGTGATCATCACCGCCGATATGCTGCCGCAGGACGTCGGCTCGATGGTCCCGGCAATGCCGACCAGCAACAATGGCGAGCACATCATGGGCTTGCCGCTGCGCGAAGCACGCGAGGTGTTCGAACGCGACTATCTGATCGCCCAGATCAGCCGCTTTTCCGGCAATATCTCGCGCACTGCCGAATTCGTCGGCATGGAGCGATCGGCACTACACCGGAAGTTGAAGGCCTTGGGTGTCGGTTGAGCCTGGTCGGACCGGCCACACGTCCACAATATCAGAGGAAAATCATCGATTTCCGTAGTTTTTCGGAGGATTGGGATGCGGTCTCCCGCGTGAAGCAGCTTGCCTAATAAGCGTACCTGTCCTCTAATCGTACCGCCGACCCTCCGGAGGGGGATCTCATGGGGGACGGCAACCGGGAGAGGCTCCGAACTGCAAAAGAGGGCAGCAACCGGTCGGACGATCCAAAGAACAAGAAACTCAAAGCGAGATAACAACAATGGCGGCAGACCGCGCACAAAATCTACAAGACACCTTCCTCAACCACGTTCGCAAAACCAAGACGCCACTGACGATCTTTCTGGTCAACGGAGTGAAGCTCCAGGGCATCGTGACCTGGTTCGACAATTTCTGTCTGCTGCTTCGGCGCGACGGTCACTCGCAGCTCGTCTACAAGCATGCGATCTCGACCATCATGCCCGGCGCTCCGATCCAGCTGTTCGAAGGCGGCGAGGATCAGCCGGCTTGAGAGTGACCTGATTGGAACCCCGGAATTTCGACGGGGGTGCTGACCGTCCGCGGTCGGCAGGGGCTGCACAGACGGGGCGGGTGATCGTCATCGGCCCCTATATGCGTATGCGCGGTGGCGGAGCCGACGCGCAAGCGGAGAGTTATGTCCTGCGCGATGTCGAGGCACGGCTCGAAGAGGCCGCAGGCCTAGCGCGCGCCATCGACCTCGTGGTTGCGGACGCGCTGGTCGCGCCGATCAGCCAGATCCGTCCCGCGACCTATCTCGGCAAGGGCAAGGTCGAGGAGGTCAGCGGGCTGATCAAGAGCCACGAGGTCGAGCTCGTGGTGATGGACTGTGCGCTGTCGCCGATCCAGCAGCGCAATCTCGAGAAGGCATGGAACGCCAAGGTGCTCGACCGCACCGGCCTGATCCTGGAGATCTTCGGCCGTCGCGCCAAGACCAAGGAGGGTTCGCTTCAGGTCGAGCTCGCACATCTCAACTATCAGCGCTCGCGCCTGGTGCGCTCCTGGACCCACCTCGAGCGCCAGCGCGGCGGCTTCGGCTTCATGGGCGGTCCGGGCGAGACGCAGATCGAGGCCGACCGTCGGCTGATCTCCGAGCGCATCTCGCGGCTCGAGAATGAATTGAAGAAGGTGCAGGCGACGCGGCGCTTGCACCGCGCCGGCCGCCAGCGCGTGCCCTACCGCGTCGTGGCGCTGGTCGGCTACACCAATGCCGGCAAGTCGACGCTGTTCAACCGCCTGACCCGCGCCGACGTGCAGGCCGCCGACATGCTATTCGCGACGCTCGATCCGACCTTGCGTGCGCTCAACCTGCCGCATGGCGGCAAAGCCATGCTGTCGGACACCGTCGGGTTCATTTCCAATCTGCCGACCCAGCTCGTCGCCGCCTTCCGCGCCACGCTGGAGGAGGTGCTGGAGGCCGACGTGATCCTGCACGTTCGCGACATCTCGCATGAGGACGCCGAGGCGCAGCAGAGCGACGTCGACGCCGTGCTGCGCCAGCTCGGCATCAACCCCGACGACTCCGGGCGCATCATCGAAGTCTGGAACAAGGTCGACCGGTTCGAGCCTGAAAAGCGCGAAGAGCTGCTGAACATCACTGCGCGCAGGCCATCGGATCATCCCGCGATGCTGGTCTCGGCCGTGTCAGGTGAGGGGATTGACGCACTGCTTGCCGCGATCGAGCAGCGCCTTGCGGCAAAACGGACCACGCTCGATCTCTCCATCGACGCAGCAGACGGCGCCGGAATCTCGTGGCTGCATCGCAATTCCGAGGTGCTGGCGAAAGAGCTGCACGACGGCCGTTTCGACATGACTGTGCGGGTGGACGAAACCAAGCGGGATATCGTGGTGAACCGCTTCGACGCCGTGCCGCATCACGCCGCATGAGAGCTGTCGTCCCGGGCAAGCGAAGCGCGAGCCGGGACCCATAACCACAGGGAGTGGTTTGGCGAAGACTGGTATGGGTCTCCGACTTCGCGGGGACGACGCTTGAGTTAGCGCTGGGCTTTCTTGCGTCTCTCTGACGCCGGTTTTTCCTCCGCCTTCGCCGCGTTCCACAGCGCGTCCATCTCTTCCAGCGAGGCCTGCTCCAGCGTGCGTCCCTGCGCCTCCAGCGCGCGCTCGATGTAAGCGAAGCGGCGCTCGAATTTTGCGTTGGTCGCGCGCAGCGCAGTCTCCGGATCGGCGTCGACATGGCGGGCGAGGTTGACGAGGGCGAACAGCAGATCGCCGGTTTCCTCGGCCAGCTCCTCTTTGTCGTTGCGGTCGAGCGCGGCCTCGATCTCGTCGGCTTCCTCGCGGATCTTCTTCAGCACTGCGCGCGGATCGTTCCAGTCGAAGCCGACGGTGGAGGCCTTGCGCTGCAACGCCATCGCGCGCGTGAGCGCGGGCAGGCCGGCCTTGACGCTTGCCAGCAGTGACTTGTGCGACGTCTCCTCCGGCGGCCTGCCCGCGGCGCGCTCGGCCTTCTCCTCGGCCTTGATGCGCTCCCACGCGCTCTTGACGCCGGCGGGCTGGATGTTGCCGTCCTTGTCGGCAAAGACGTGCGGGTGGCGACGGATCATCTTCCGCGTGATCGCCTCGACCACATCGCCGAACGCAAACGCGTTCTCCTCCTCCGCCATGCGCGCGTGATAGACGACCTGGAGCAGGAGATCGCCGAGTTCCTCGCGAAGGTCGTCGAAATCGCCACGCGCGATCGCGTCGGCGACCTCATAGGCCTCCTCGATCGTGTAGGGCGCAATCGTCGCAAAATTCTGCTCGAGGTCCCAGGGACAGCCGGTGACCGGCGTGCGCAGCGTCGCCATGATCTCGATCAGGCGTGAAATGTCGCGGGAAGGGGTCATTGCGGGCCAATTCTCCTCTAGGATCGCTTTATGCCGCAAGCGGCCCGGCGTTCCCAGCACAACGCCGTGAAACAGACCGATTTCCACCGATTGGCGGCGCCGCCACACGATGCTAAATCGCGGCCATGAGCGAACAATTTTCGTCCGAAACCGCCCTGGTGCTGTTCTCCGGCGGCCAGGATTCCACCACCTGCCTGGCCTGGGCGCTGAGCCGCTTTGCGCACGTGGAGACGCTGGGCTTCGACTACGGCCAGCGCCATGCCATCGAACTCACCTGCCGCGAGCGGCTCGTCGGTGGCCTGAAGCGCTTGCGTCCCGATTGGGCGGCAAGATTAGGGGAGAGCCACACGCTCTCGATCCCGACGCTGGCTGCGGTGTCCGAGACGGCGCTGACGCGCGACGTCGCGATCGCGATGGGCGCCGACGGCCTGCCCAACACCTTCGTGCCCGGCCGCAACCTGGTGTTCCTGACCTTTGCCGCCGCGCTCGCCTACCGGCGCGGCATCACGCATATCGTCGGCGGCATGTGCGAGACGGATTACTCCGGCTATCCGGACTGCCGTGACGAGACCATCCGCGCGATGCAATCCGCGCTCTCGCTCGGCATGGCGCGGACATTCGAGCTGCATACGCCGCTGATGTGGATCGACAAGGCCGCGACCTGGCAGCTCGCGCATGAACTTGGCGGCGATGGTCTCGTCGACCTCATCCGCGCCCAATCGCACACCTGCTATCTCGGCGAGCGCGGCGCGCCGCATGACTGGGGTTACGGCTGCGGCGAATGCCCGGCGTGCAGTCTGCGCGCGAAGGGATGGGCGGAGTACGTGGCGCGCAAATAGCGCCCCCCACGGCTATCGCGCAAAATCCTCAGCCCGCAGCACGATCGGCTGGCCGTGCGGGGTGCGATCGGCGGCATGGTCCCAGGCGTCGCGGTAGCGGTGCAGCGTCTCTGTGGAGGTGACGCCCTTGGTGGCGACCAGTGTTTCCAGAGCGGCGAGCCAGTGCAGATAGTAGGTCTCGCCGGTGTCGGGATCGCCCGCTCCTTGCGCGCGCTTGATCTCCTCGGCGAGCGCGGCGGCCCATTCCGTCCAGGTGAAGACGCCGCGCTCGTGCAGCGTCAGCACCATGGCAAAGGCCTGCGCCTCCCAGGGCGCGCGGAACACCGGGCCGTCGTCATCGCGGGGAATGCTCGGGACGGCCGCGGTCGCCTTCGCTGCAGCAGCGGTGCTCATCACGCCGGGTCCAGATAGGGCTCGAAGGCATCGATGGAGATCTTCGACGTCGGATCACCATCCGCGCCCCAGAGATCCCGCCCTTCGAACACCACCGTGTAGAGCCACTGCGGATTCTCACCCAATTCCATCGCGGCTGAATCCGGAAAAACCTGGCAGCCATGGTTGCGCTCGACGACACCGACATGGCCGCGCACATAGCGCGGCAGCCGCGTATGCGTCGTCGGATGGATGTTCTTCGCGCGCACGCGATCGCCGATGTCAAAACGGGCCGGCGCCGGAGCAGGACGGGCGAACTTGCCGCGCACCATGATCCGCTCGATGTCGTCGACTCCAAACTTGCCGTGCCTGAGCGGCTTTGCCGGCGTCACCGCATGGCCGGCCACGACGTCCTCCTTCGCAATGTAGCCCTTGTCGAGCAGCATCTCCTCGAGCCCAAGAAACCATATTTGGTAATAGGAGCTCGATAGATAGACGTCCGGCGGCAGCGTCTCGCGATAGAAGCGCGAAGTGTCGATGTTGAAGGCGCCGGCGCCGCCCATCGCGCGCACCATCGCCAGGACGCGGGCTTCCCAGTCCGCGTGGAACGTCGGCTCGTTCGGCTCGGGCTCGACCTTGCCGAACCCGTCCATGCCGCCCATGTCATGCACGCCGTTCATGACAGCGCTCCCGGCGCCTTCGGAAAGCCGGTGCCGATCATGGAATCGCGCGTCACGAGCTCTGCGAGCTGCGCCTCGCTCCACCCTTCGGTGCCCTCGGGCCGCATCGGCAGTACCAGGAAGCGCGTCTCGGCGGTCGAGTCCCACACCCTGATTTCCGTGTCCTTCGGCACCGTCACGCCGAAATCGGCAAGCACGCCGCGCGGATCCTTCACCGCACGCGAACGATAGGGCGCGGCCTTGTACCAGACCGGCGGCAGCCCTAGCATTTCCCAGGGGTAGCAGGAGCACAGCGTGCACACGACCATATTGTGGCGGGCGGGCGTGTTCTCGACGACGACCAGATGATCGCCGACGCGGCTGACATGGCCGAGCGTACTGATCGCCCTGCTGCCGTCCTCCAGCAAGGCGTCTTTGAAGGTGGGATCGGTCCAGGCCTTGGCGACGACGCGCGCGCCATGATGCGGCCCGATCCGGGTCTCGAAGGCCTGAATGATCGCATCCAGCGCCGCCGGATCGACATAGCCCTTCTCGGTCAAGATGCTCTCGAGCGCGCGCACGCGCAGCTCGGTTTCGGAGAGTTCCGAATGGTCGTGATCGTGGTCGTGATCGCTGCTCATGCGGGGGCAAGATAGGCACATCGGTCCTGCCTGTCGAGGCCCCGCAACGTGCGCGAGTGACGTCCCTGCGCCAGCCTTGCAGCAGCCATTGATCACGGCGCGGACTGTCCGTATACGGCCCGCGGGGACGGCCGAGACTTGGTCAACGAGCCGGCAAGAGGAATTGAGGGGAGGGCCAATGACTGCTAGCTCGCAGGCGCCGGAGGCGAAGGGATTTCGCTGGAAGCTGTTCGCCCCGCTCGCGGTGTGGCTTGCGATCTATTTGTGGCCAGTGCCTGCGGGCCTCAACGTCAATCAGTGGCACTATTTCGCGGTGTTCGCCGCCGTCATCACCGGTCTCATCCTGGAATCGATGCCGGTCGGCGCCGTCGGCCTGATCGGGCTGACGGTCGCCGGTATCAGCGGCTATATCGACCCCGATCCGACCAAATCGCTGCGCTGGATGCTGGCGGGCTTTGCCGAGAGCACGGTGTGGCTGATCGTCGGCGCCTTCGTGTTCTCGATCGGCTATCGCAAGAGCCAGCTTGGCCGGCGGATCGCGCTCGTACTGGTACGCAGCCTCGGGCGCAACACGCTTGGCCTTGGCTATGCGGTCGCGATTTCGGACTTCCTGCTGGCGCCGGCGACGCCCTCGAACACGGCGCGCAGCGGCGGCATCGTCTATCCCATCATCAGCAACATCCCGCGCATCTACGGCTCCGAGCCCGGGCCGACCGCCGGCAAGATCGGCACCTATGTGATGTGGACGGCGTTCGCGGCCACCGCAGTCACGAGCTCGCTGTTCTTCACCGCGCTTGCGCCCAATGCGGCGGCCCTCGCCATTGCCAAGAAGACCGCAAACATCGACATAAGCTGGGCGCAGTGGTTCATCGGCTTTGCGCCGCTCGGCATCCTCCTGATGCTGCTGGTGCCGCTCCTGAGCTATGCAATCTGCCGTCCCGAGGTGAAGCGGAGCCCCGAGATTTCCGAATGGGCGAGCAGGGAACTGGCGACGATGGGGCCAATGTCGCGCCACGAATGGATCATGCTGAGCCTGATCGTGCTCGCGATGTTCCTGTGGATCACAGGCTCGACCCCAGACATCAGCCTGCCCGTCCTCGGCTCGAACTTCATCAACGCCACCACCGTCGTGTTCATCGTGATCTCCTTGATGCTGGTCACCGGCATCGTCGAATTCAACGATATCGTCAGCGAAAAGAGCGCCTGGGAGGTATTTTTCTATTTCACCTCGCTCTTGACGTTGGCCTCGGGCCTCAACGAAATCGGCTTCATCAAATGGTTCGCGAACGAATACGCCAAGCCGCTCGCCGGGCTGTCGCCGTCGACGGCGATGATCATGCTGGTCGCGCTGTTCTTCTGGATCCACTATTTCTTCTCGAGCATCACCTCGCATGCCGCAGCCATGCTGCCCGTGGTGCTCGCGGTCGGCTCCGGCATCGCCGGCCTTCCGGTCACGACGCTCGCGATGCTCTGCATGTATTCGCTGGGCCTGATGGGCGTGATCTCGCCTTACGCGACGGGGCCGGCGCCGATGTATTTCGGCAGCGGCTATATCGGCAAAGGCCAGTTCTGGAGCTTTGGCCTGATCTTCGGCCTGATCTATTTCGCCGGATTGCTCGTGATCGTGCTGCCGTGGTTGCAGCTCCGCGGAGGCTAGAGCATGATCCGGAAAAGTGTGCAGCGGTTTTCCCTCGCGACAAACGCGGAACGCGTTTGCGCGGAGATCATGCTCAAACAATAACCTAAAGCGCGATGACGATTTTAGCCTTACTGTGTCACTAACCCTCATGGTGAGGAGCGCGAAGCGCGTCTCGAACCATGAGGCCCCGCCTGTGGCCCACATCCTTCGAGACGCTTGCTTCGCAAGCTCCTCAGGATGAGGAGTTAGAGCGTTTATGACGCAGTAAGGTTAGGCCACGGGGCGAATTTTCTCTTGAGGCACCGAATCGGGAAAGCTTTGTCTAGCCCGGCCTGAATATCCGCGATTGCAAGACCGACCGGATCGGGCGATTGTGCATGCTGCAATGCAGCGCGCTGTCCGGCGTCCCGTGCGCCTGATGCCTTTCCATCGCTGCCACCTCGCTTGGCCGCTTGAGCCGGCGATGTCTTGCGAATGAGAGTTTATCGAATGAATGCACATCAAGCGCTCGTGGTCGGGGAGCCGATCGGGGCACAGGCCGCAATTTCGCAGGGCGATGCGCCCGACGCCATGGTCCGGTTCGAAACCATCTCGAAGATCTATCCGGCCTATCGCGACAAGTCCGGAGTCCATGCCTTGCAGGACATCGACTTTGCGATTGCGCGCGGATCGATCACCGGCGTGATCGGCCGCTCGGGCGCGGGCAAGTCGAGCCTGGTGCGCCTGATCAACGGGTTGGAGAAGCCGACCACCGGCCGCGTCGTGGTCGATGGCCGCGACATCTCGGCGCTGTCCGGCCGCAACTTACGGCTCGCGCAGCGCTCGATCGGAATGATCTTCCAGCACTTCAACCTGCTGTCGTCGCGCACTGCAGCCGACAACGTCGCGCTGCCGCTGGAAATCGCCGGTTGGCCGAAAGCCGAGATCAGGACGCGCGTCGCCGAGCTGCTCGCACTCGTCGGAATTTCCGACAAGGCCGATCGTTATCCCTCAGAACTTTCCGGCGGCCAGAAGCAGCGCGTCGGCATTGCGCGGGCGCTGGCGACGCGTCCCAACGTGTTGCTGTCGGACGAGGCGACCTCGGCGCTCGATCCGCAGACCACGCGCGCGATCCTCGATCTGCTTGCGAGCATCAATCGCGAGCTCGGCGTGACCATCGTACTGATCACGCATGAGATGTCCGTGGTGCGGCAGCTCGCAAAGGAGGTCGTCGTGATCGATGCCGGTCACATCGTCGAGCGCGGCCACGTCGCTGACATCTTCACCAATCCGAGGCATCCCATCACGCAATCCTTCATCGCGGAGGTCGTCGGCGACAGTCTGCCGGTGTCGCTGGCCTCCCGCCTCACGGCGCAGCCGGTTGCGGGCGGCCAGGCCGTGATCCGCGTTCAGGTGCGCGGCACGGGTGCGGGTGACACGCTCGTGGCGCGGCTCGCGCGCGAGGTCGGAATCGACGTGGCGCTGCTCGCCGCGCGCATCGACGAGATCGGCGGCCAGCACGTCGGCTCGCTGACGATCGGGATTCCCGGCGGGGAGGGGGCCGCACAGCAGGTGCTGGCCTGGCTCCTGCAACACCAATTCGCTTCGGAGCGTCTCGGCCATGTCGCCTGAAATGATCAATCTCATCGTCCAGGCAACCGGCGAAAGCCTGTTCATGGTTTCAGTCGCCGCTCTGCTCGGCACCATCTTCGGCCTGCCGATCGGGGTGTTCCTGGCAACCAGCCGCAAAGGCGAGCTGTTCGCCGCGCCCGCGGTCAACGCCGTGCTCGGCATGGTCGTCAACGCAACGCGCTCGACGCCGTTCATCATCCTGGTGGTCGCGATCATCCCGTTCACGCGGATGATCGCGGGCACGTCGATCGGATCGACGGCGGCGATCGTGCCGCTGACGATCGCCTCCACGCCCTTCATTGCGCGGCTCGTCGAAGCCGCGATCCGCGAGGTCGATGCCGGCCTGATCGAGACGGCATCCTCGTTCGGCGCCTCGCCGCTCCAGATCGTGCTCAAAGTGCTGATCCCCGAGGCGCTGCCCGGCCTTGTCCTCGCGCTCACGCTCGCGGTCGTCAGCCTGCTCGGCTATTCCGCGATGGTCGGCGCGGTCGGTGGCGGCGGGCTGGGCGACCTCGGCATCCGCTACGGCTACCAGCGCTTCATGCCGGAGATGATGCTCGCCGTCGTAGTCGTCCTGATCGCACTGGTGCAGGCGGTCCAGTCCGCGGGCGACTATCTGGCGCGCCGGGTCAACCGCCGGCTGCGGCATCGCTGACGCCGAAAGGAACAAGCTGTTGACTTGATCGTATGCTTCCATGCCCCAGCAAGGCGAGGGCGCCTCGGGCCACAGCAATGTAACGGAGAGCTTGCATGCGCATCGAACCGGTCTTCCTGTTTGACCTCGACGGTACGCTGGTCGACAGCGTCTATCAGCATGTGCTCGCCTGGAAGCACGCGCTCGACGCCGAGGGCTTCGAGCTCTCGGTCTGGCGCATCCATCGCAAGATCGGCATGAGCGGCGGTCTCTTCACCAATCAGCTCCTGCGCGAGATCGGCGTCGAGATCAGCGAGGAGCGCATCGACCGGCTGCGCCGCGCGCACGCGGCGTCCTACCAGCAGCAGGCGGGCCAGATCCGCCCGCTTCCCGGTGCGCGCGAACTGCTGCAATGGCTGTCGGAGGCGAAAATCCCGTGGGCAATCGCCACCAGCGGCCGGATGGAGACCGCGGCCGTGAACCTCGCCTCGCTCGGCGTCGATCCCGCACGCACGCCCGTGGTGACGCGCGACCAGGTCAAATATGCAAAGCCCGACCCCGACCTGTTTCTCGCCGCAGCCGCGCGGCTGAACGCGCCGATCGAGACGGCCGTCGTGGTCGGCGACAGCGTCTGGGACATGATGGCCGCCGTCCGCTGCCGCGCGTTTGGCGTCGGCCTCCTGAGCGGCGGCTACGGGCCGGACGAACTGCGCCAATCCGGCGCCTTCCGCGTCTACGACGATCCGGCCGACATGCTGCGCCGGATCGACGAGGTCGGCGGCCGGCGATGACGCGGAAGTCAGCTCAAGCGGCGAAAGTCAGCACGTGATCGTTTGACCTCCATGTGGGGTTTCCGGGACTCATAGTGAAGAGGTTCACACACGGTCCGTGACGAGGGCCGCTGTGCGCACGGAATTCGTGGCGGAAATATCTCTAATCGAAGAGGGTGCCCCCATGAAAACCCGGTTCTTGATTGTGGCCGCCGTTGCTTGCCTCGTGGCGACCAATCACGCCGATGCCTGCACACCGCGTCCGAGTGCCGACAACGCCTGTGGACTTCGAGCGCGCGATGGCCGGCGCCTTCAACGTGGAAACCGAGTGGGTTTACGTGCCCGACGAGCCCGTCATCGACGAGTCGAACAGGGCTAGTCTAACGTCTCGCTGGTCTGGCCGCTGTATGGCCCGATGGGTGTGGGTGTTCGCTGCTTCATGCCGGGAACGATGACGTGAGGCGCGTGGTGTGCGTTGCGATCCTGCAACGTTAATGAGCCCTGCGAGATGCTGGAGCCTGCCGGAACCCTGCCGCGTGAGTCTGGATTCCCGCGATGGTTGGGATAAGGTTACACTACCTGCGCAGAAAAAAATTGCAGACGACATCCGGGAGGAAGCGATGCTCGACACCACGCTTAGCGCGCGCGTCCAAGTTATCCTCGACAAGTTTGAAGCCGCGCTTGCGGCGGGCGAACTCGACGCCGCCGCCGGAATGTTTGCTCCGGAATGCTACTGGCGCGACCTCGTTGCGTTCACCTGGAACATCAAGACAATGGAAGGCCGCGATCAGATCCGCGACATGCTCGCGCATTGCCTAGCGCATGTGAAGCCGCGCAACTGGAAAATCGCCGAAGGTGAAGCGCCAACCGAGGCTGGCGGCGTGACCGAGGCCTGGATCACGTTCGAGACCGAGGTCGCGCGCGGATATGGACTCATCCGCCTGCAGAACGGCCAGATCTGGACGCTCCTGACGACGACGGCCGAACTCAAGGGCCATGAGGAAAAGGCTGGCTTCAGCCGG
This genomic interval from Bradyrhizobium sp. CB82 contains the following:
- the hflX gene encoding GTPase HflX — translated: MEPRNFDGGADRPRSAGAAQTGRVIVIGPYMRMRGGGADAQAESYVLRDVEARLEEAAGLARAIDLVVADALVAPISQIRPATYLGKGKVEEVSGLIKSHEVELVVMDCALSPIQQRNLEKAWNAKVLDRTGLILEIFGRRAKTKEGSLQVELAHLNYQRSRLVRSWTHLERQRGGFGFMGGPGETQIEADRRLISERISRLENELKKVQATRRLHRAGRQRVPYRVVALVGYTNAGKSTLFNRLTRADVQAADMLFATLDPTLRALNLPHGGKAMLSDTVGFISNLPTQLVAAFRATLEEVLEADVILHVRDISHEDAEAQQSDVDAVLRQLGINPDDSGRIIEVWNKVDRFEPEKREELLNITARRPSDHPAMLVSAVSGEGIDALLAAIEQRLAAKRTTLDLSIDAADGAGISWLHRNSEVLAKELHDGRFDMTVRVDETKRDIVVNRFDAVPHHAA
- the hfq gene encoding RNA chaperone Hfq, whose amino-acid sequence is MAADRAQNLQDTFLNHVRKTKTPLTIFLVNGVKLQGIVTWFDNFCLLLRRDGHSQLVYKHAISTIMPGAPIQLFEGGEDQPA
- the mazG gene encoding nucleoside triphosphate pyrophosphohydrolase, which translates into the protein MTPSRDISRLIEIMATLRTPVTGCPWDLEQNFATIAPYTIEEAYEVADAIARGDFDDLREELGDLLLQVVYHARMAEEENAFAFGDVVEAITRKMIRRHPHVFADKDGNIQPAGVKSAWERIKAEEKAERAAGRPPEETSHKSLLASVKAGLPALTRAMALQRKASTVGFDWNDPRAVLKKIREEADEIEAALDRNDKEELAEETGDLLFALVNLARHVDADPETALRATNAKFERRFAYIERALEAQGRTLEQASLEEMDALWNAAKAEEKPASERRKKAQR
- the queC gene encoding 7-cyano-7-deazaguanine synthase QueC — its product is MSEQFSSETALVLFSGGQDSTTCLAWALSRFAHVETLGFDYGQRHAIELTCRERLVGGLKRLRPDWAARLGESHTLSIPTLAAVSETALTRDVAIAMGADGLPNTFVPGRNLVFLTFAAALAYRRGITHIVGGMCETDYSGYPDCRDETIRAMQSALSLGMARTFELHTPLMWIDKAATWQLAHELGGDGLVDLIRAQSHTCYLGERGAPHDWGYGCGECPACSLRAKGWAEYVARK
- the nthB gene encoding nitrile hydratase subunit beta, coding for MNGVHDMGGMDGFGKVEPEPNEPTFHADWEARVLAMVRAMGGAGAFNIDTSRFYRETLPPDVYLSSSYYQIWFLGLEEMLLDKGYIAKEDVVAGHAVTPAKPLRHGKFGVDDIERIMVRGKFARPAPAPARFDIGDRVRAKNIHPTTHTRLPRYVRGHVGVVERNHGCQVFPDSAAMELGENPQWLYTVVFEGRDLWGADGDPTSKISIDAFEPYLDPA
- the nthA gene encoding nitrile hydratase subunit alpha, which encodes MSSDHDHDHDHSELSETELRVRALESILTEKGYVDPAALDAIIQAFETRIGPHHGARVVAKAWTDPTFKDALLEDGSRAISTLGHVSRVGDHLVVVENTPARHNMVVCTLCSCYPWEMLGLPPVWYKAAPYRSRAVKDPRGVLADFGVTVPKDTEIRVWDSTAETRFLVLPMRPEGTEGWSEAQLAELVTRDSMIGTGFPKAPGALS
- a CDS encoding sigma-54 dependent transcriptional regulator; the encoded protein is MANEILIVDDEADIRDLVAGILEDEGFVTRTARDSDSALAEIANRRPHLVFLDIWLQGSKLDGLQLLEQVKKDNADLPVVMISGHGNIETAVAAIKRGAYDFIEKPFKADRLILVATRALENSRLKREVRELKQLAPTASQLVGRSPSMNQLRQTIERAAKANSRILIVGPAGAGKELTARTLHAASGRADGPFVVINAAAITPERMEHELFGVEQSNGEQPRKPGALEEAHGGTLFIDEIADMPRETQNKILRVLVEQSFQRVGGTGKVQVDVRIISSTARNLEEEIAAGTFREDLYHRLSVVPIRVPALSERREDIPELIDYFMDQISAATGLPKRQIGQDAMAVLQSHVWPGNVRQLRNNVERVMILAAGGPEVIITADMLPQDVGSMVPAMPTSNNGEHIMGLPLREAREVFERDYLIAQISRFSGNISRTAEFVGMERSALHRKLKALGVG
- a CDS encoding DASS family sodium-coupled anion symporter — its product is MTASSQAPEAKGFRWKLFAPLAVWLAIYLWPVPAGLNVNQWHYFAVFAAVITGLILESMPVGAVGLIGLTVAGISGYIDPDPTKSLRWMLAGFAESTVWLIVGAFVFSIGYRKSQLGRRIALVLVRSLGRNTLGLGYAVAISDFLLAPATPSNTARSGGIVYPIISNIPRIYGSEPGPTAGKIGTYVMWTAFAATAVTSSLFFTALAPNAAALAIAKKTANIDISWAQWFIGFAPLGILLMLLVPLLSYAICRPEVKRSPEISEWASRELATMGPMSRHEWIMLSLIVLAMFLWITGSTPDISLPVLGSNFINATTVVFIVISLMLVTGIVEFNDIVSEKSAWEVFFYFTSLLTLASGLNEIGFIKWFANEYAKPLAGLSPSTAMIMLVALFFWIHYFFSSITSHAAAMLPVVLAVGSGIAGLPVTTLAMLCMYSLGLMGVISPYATGPAPMYFGSGYIGKGQFWSFGLIFGLIYFAGLLVIVLPWLQLRGG
- a CDS encoding nitrile hydratase accessory protein, with the translated sequence MSTAAAAKATAAVPSIPRDDDGPVFRAPWEAQAFAMVLTLHERGVFTWTEWAAALAEEIKRAQGAGDPDTGETYYLHWLAALETLVATKGVTSTETLHRYRDAWDHAADRTPHGQPIVLRAEDFAR